The Spartobacteria bacterium genome has a window encoding:
- a CDS encoding IS30 family transposase: MKRYRKVSKTSRSKSTIVTMGQKYDHLSYEDRVKIEHWRRSGKSLCYIAGELGRSPNTISYELKNLAVSGEYVAKKASVKAYQKRYYARTSSNKVARDKALRQYVDEGLDKGWSPGEIAGSNDCPVSKRTIYRYVTLYALQHKLYFKGRPRRRKAMYRRGLIGERKWIEERILRDEIGHWELDFIVSPTKSGSKAVLLVAVDTVSKRTLIELLPNRTKQELSRALRKVFDGVAVKTILTDNDIAFTYWKHFEQLLGAPFYFTHPYHSWEKGLVENTNKWIRHFIPKQTNLETVTKETIATVLTYLNERPRQVLGYRTANDVYLEYLTIQG; the protein is encoded by the coding sequence ATGAAACGGTATCGAAAAGTCAGCAAAACCAGCAGATCAAAATCTACAATAGTAACTATGGGTCAGAAGTACGATCACTTAAGCTACGAAGATCGAGTCAAGATAGAGCATTGGCGTAGGAGCGGCAAGAGTCTTTGCTACATAGCTGGTGAGTTGGGGCGTAGCCCCAACACCATTAGCTATGAACTAAAAAACCTTGCTGTGTCCGGTGAGTATGTCGCCAAGAAAGCCAGCGTTAAGGCTTACCAGAAGCGCTACTACGCGAGAACGTCTAGCAACAAGGTTGCTCGTGACAAAGCATTGCGCCAGTATGTCGACGAGGGATTAGATAAAGGTTGGTCTCCTGGCGAAATTGCCGGGAGTAATGACTGTCCTGTTTCAAAACGGACTATCTACCGGTATGTCACGCTCTACGCGCTCCAACACAAGCTGTACTTCAAGGGGAGGCCGCGTCGGCGCAAGGCGATGTATCGACGAGGGCTCATCGGTGAGCGGAAGTGGATCGAGGAGCGCATCCTACGGGACGAGATTGGACACTGGGAGCTGGATTTCATAGTTAGCCCGACCAAGAGCGGTAGTAAGGCTGTCTTGCTCGTCGCGGTGGATACAGTCAGTAAGCGGACGCTCATCGAGTTACTGCCGAACCGGACCAAACAGGAGCTCTCGCGAGCCTTGAGGAAGGTATTTGACGGCGTTGCCGTCAAGACTATCCTAACTGACAACGACATTGCTTTCACGTACTGGAAGCACTTCGAGCAGCTCCTGGGCGCGCCGTTCTACTTTACCCACCCATACCATAGCTGGGAAAAAGGACTAGTTGAAAACACTAACAAATGGATTCGCCACTTCATCCCCAAGCAAACTAATCTCGAGACGGTTACCAAAGAAACCATCGCTACGGTACTCACGTACCTAAACGAACGCCCAAGACAAGTCTTGGGCTACAGAACAGCGA